A single Micromonospora luteifusca DNA region contains:
- a CDS encoding LysE family transporter, producing the protein MSDAFLAGLVAGYGVAIPVGAIAVLILGLSARTSFRVGAAAALAVATADGLYAAVAALGGAGLAGVVAPVAGPLRVVAAVVLSGLAAHGLWRTWCVHRSRQTSTTTGGRGLSTPGRAYAAVLGLTLLNPTTVLYFAALVLGRRDTADEGSAALFVAGVFLASASWQLLIAGGGTVVGRALTGRRGRLVTGLVSSALIAALAVAALLRP; encoded by the coding sequence GTGAGCGACGCGTTCCTCGCCGGTCTCGTCGCCGGTTACGGCGTCGCCATCCCGGTCGGCGCGATCGCAGTGCTCATCCTGGGGCTCAGTGCCCGTACCTCGTTCCGGGTCGGTGCGGCCGCGGCGCTCGCGGTGGCGACGGCCGATGGGCTCTACGCGGCGGTCGCCGCGCTCGGTGGCGCTGGCCTGGCCGGGGTCGTCGCGCCGGTCGCCGGGCCACTGCGGGTGGTTGCCGCCGTGGTCCTGTCGGGTCTCGCCGCGCACGGCCTGTGGCGGACCTGGTGCGTCCACCGTTCGCGGCAGACGTCGACGACAACTGGCGGTCGGGGTCTGAGCACTCCCGGGCGGGCCTACGCGGCGGTGCTCGGGTTGACCCTGTTGAACCCGACGACGGTGCTGTACTTCGCCGCGCTGGTGCTCGGCCGTCGGGACACCGCCGACGAGGGCTCCGCGGCGCTCTTCGTGGCGGGTGTGTTCCTGGCGTCGGCGAGTTGGCAGTTGCTCATCGCCGGTGGCGGCACCGTCGTCGGTCGGGCGCTGACCGGGCGGCGCGGCCGGCTGGTCACGGGCCTCGTCTCCAGCGCTCTGATCGCCGCGCTGGCGGTGGCCGCGCTGCTGCGGCCCTGA
- the sufU gene encoding Fe-S cluster assembly sulfur transfer protein SufU, giving the protein MQLDQLYQEIILDHYKRPHGRGLRDADDSGDQVAEAHHVNPTCGDEVTVRVATDGTVLHDISYDGMGCSISQASASVLHELLRGRNAGEAFQVHEAFVELMSGRGQVTPDEDVLGDGVAFAGVARYPARVKCALLPWMAFKDAAARAGVGVSPEVKA; this is encoded by the coding sequence ATGCAGCTCGACCAGCTCTACCAGGAGATCATCCTGGACCACTACAAGCGCCCACACGGGCGTGGCCTGCGTGACGCCGACGACTCGGGTGACCAGGTCGCGGAGGCGCACCACGTCAACCCGACCTGCGGTGACGAGGTCACCGTCCGGGTGGCCACCGACGGCACGGTGCTGCACGACATCTCGTACGACGGGATGGGCTGCTCGATCAGCCAGGCCTCGGCGAGCGTGCTGCACGAGCTGCTGCGCGGTCGGAACGCCGGGGAAGCTTTCCAGGTGCACGAGGCGTTCGTGGAGTTGATGTCCGGACGTGGCCAGGTCACGCCGGACGAGGACGTGCTCGGTGACGGGGTGGCTTTCGCGGGTGTGGCCCGTTACCCCGCCCGGGTCAAGTGCGCGCTGCTGCCGTGGATGGCGTTCAAGGACGCCGCGGCACGCGCCGGTGTGGGCGTGAGCCCGGAGGTAAAGGCATGA
- a CDS encoding YybH family protein, producing the protein MSSAEAQILRTVLDRWRSAVDAHEPDRVASYFTDDAIFQGLHPYTVGRDGVAAYYAAQPVGLSAAYHIRETRRLADDLVLGYLEVGFGFTDRPTLTVNLGVIVRQIESTWYISHYQVSRLD; encoded by the coding sequence ATGTCCAGTGCCGAGGCTCAGATCCTGCGTACCGTCCTCGACCGGTGGCGGTCCGCAGTCGACGCCCACGAGCCGGACCGCGTCGCGTCCTACTTCACCGACGATGCGATCTTCCAGGGTCTGCACCCGTACACCGTCGGCCGTGACGGTGTCGCCGCGTACTACGCCGCACAGCCGGTCGGTCTGAGCGCCGCGTACCACATCCGGGAGACCCGGCGACTTGCCGACGACCTGGTCCTCGGCTATCTGGAGGTCGGCTTCGGCTTCACCGACCGGCCGACTCTGACGGTCAACCTCGGCGTGATCGTGCGCCAGATCGAAAGCACCTGGTACATCAGTCACTACCAGGTCTCACGCCTCGACTGA
- a CDS encoding cysteine desulfurase, whose protein sequence is MTSIAIPPGMPQYDDVPRFDVAQVRADFPILSREINGHPLVYLDSANTSHKPRQVLDVLGEHYARHNGNVSRSVHTLGTEATEAYEGARAKVAAFINAPSPDEVVFTKNSTEAINIVAYAFSNASLRPDGDPRFRLGPGDEVVISEMEHHSNIVPWQLLCERTGATLRWFPVTDQGRLDESGLDDLVTERTKIVSLVHVSNILGTVNATSRITERVREVGALLLLDCSQSVPHLPMDVVDLDADYIVFTGHKMLAPTGIGVLWGRAELLAAMPPVFGGGSMIETVTMGRSTFAAPPARFEAGTPPIAEAVALGAAVDYLNGVGMRAIQWHEKELTAYALDALGTVPDLRIFGPTVPVGRGGTISFALGDVHPHDVGQVLDSLGVQVRVGHHCAKPVCNRFGVPAMTRASFYLYTTTEEIDALVAGLEQVKKVFD, encoded by the coding sequence ATGACCAGCATCGCGATCCCACCCGGCATGCCACAGTACGACGACGTGCCGCGTTTCGACGTCGCCCAGGTGCGCGCCGACTTCCCGATCCTGTCCCGGGAGATCAACGGGCACCCGCTGGTCTACCTCGACAGCGCCAACACCTCGCACAAGCCCCGGCAGGTGCTCGACGTGCTCGGCGAGCACTACGCGCGGCACAACGGCAACGTGTCGCGTTCCGTGCACACCCTCGGCACCGAGGCCACCGAGGCGTACGAGGGGGCGCGGGCCAAGGTCGCCGCGTTCATCAACGCGCCGAGCCCGGACGAGGTGGTGTTCACGAAGAACTCCACCGAGGCGATCAACATCGTGGCGTACGCGTTCTCCAACGCCTCGCTGCGCCCGGACGGTGACCCCCGGTTCCGGTTGGGCCCCGGCGACGAGGTGGTGATCTCCGAGATGGAGCACCACTCCAACATCGTCCCGTGGCAGCTGCTCTGCGAGCGGACCGGCGCGACCCTGCGCTGGTTCCCCGTCACCGATCAGGGCCGGCTGGACGAGTCGGGCCTGGACGACCTGGTCACCGAACGAACGAAGATCGTCTCGCTGGTGCACGTGTCGAACATCCTCGGCACGGTGAACGCCACCTCCCGCATCACCGAGCGGGTCCGCGAGGTGGGGGCCCTGCTGCTGCTGGACTGCTCGCAGTCGGTGCCGCACCTGCCGATGGACGTGGTCGACCTGGACGCCGACTACATCGTCTTCACCGGTCACAAGATGCTCGCCCCGACCGGTATCGGTGTGCTCTGGGGCCGGGCCGAGCTGCTGGCGGCCATGCCTCCGGTCTTCGGCGGCGGCTCGATGATCGAGACGGTCACCATGGGCCGCTCCACGTTCGCCGCGCCACCGGCCCGATTCGAGGCTGGCACCCCTCCGATCGCCGAGGCGGTCGCGCTCGGCGCGGCGGTCGACTACCTGAACGGCGTCGGGATGCGGGCCATCCAGTGGCACGAGAAGGAGCTGACGGCGTACGCGCTGGACGCCCTCGGGACGGTGCCGGACCTGCGGATCTTCGGCCCGACCGTGCCGGTCGGCCGGGGCGGCACCATCTCGTTCGCGCTCGGTGACGTACACCCGCACGACGTGGGTCAGGTGCTCGACTCGCTCGGGGTGCAGGTGCGGGTGGGCCACCACTGTGCCAAGCCGGTGTGCAACCGGTTCGGCGTGCCGGCGATGACCCGGGCCTCGTTCTACCTCTACACCACCACGGAGGAGATCGACGCTCTGGTGGCCGGTCTGGAGCAGGTGAAGAAGGTGTTCGACTGA
- a CDS encoding cadmium resistance transporter — translation MIDLFGTAAAAAVVFAATDIDDIVILTLFFVAARTTGRPRPWQIVAGQYLGIGALALASAVVAAGLLVVPDPWTGLLGLLPIALGVRALRRSDDEDSPTVVTGMLGVAGVTIANGADNVAVYVPVFRALGVAESAAFLLAFVLLIALWCAAAAWLGGHRRVVRLVERAGHWLVPMIFIAIGMVILVSSGVLGRLVDLLG, via the coding sequence GTGATCGACCTGTTCGGCACCGCGGCCGCAGCGGCCGTGGTCTTCGCCGCCACCGACATCGACGACATCGTCATCCTGACGCTGTTCTTCGTCGCGGCCCGCACCACCGGCCGACCCCGCCCCTGGCAGATCGTCGCCGGCCAATATCTCGGCATCGGCGCGCTCGCGCTGGCCAGCGCGGTGGTCGCGGCCGGGCTGCTGGTGGTGCCGGACCCGTGGACGGGGCTGCTCGGCCTGCTGCCGATCGCACTGGGCGTACGCGCGCTACGGCGTTCCGACGACGAGGACTCCCCCACGGTCGTCACCGGCATGCTCGGGGTCGCCGGGGTGACGATCGCGAACGGCGCCGACAACGTGGCCGTCTACGTCCCCGTCTTCCGAGCCCTCGGCGTCGCCGAGAGCGCGGCGTTCCTCCTGGCCTTCGTGCTGCTCATCGCGTTGTGGTGCGCCGCCGCGGCCTGGCTGGGCGGGCACCGGAGGGTGGTCCGGTTGGTCGAGCGTGCCGGCCACTGGCTGGTGCCGATGATCTTCATCGCCATCGGAATGGTGATCCTGGTGAGCTCCGGCGTGCTCGGCCGGCTGGTCGACCTGCTCGGCTGA
- a CDS encoding helix-turn-helix domain-containing protein, with amino-acid sequence MAATGTATSTEKGRRIVGAERQTLAKDLVKRYTSGESIRALAASTGRSYGFIHRVLTESGVQLRQRGGARRRKKA; translated from the coding sequence ATGGCAGCCACTGGCACAGCCACCAGCACTGAGAAGGGTCGCCGGATCGTCGGAGCCGAGCGTCAGACGCTCGCCAAGGACCTGGTAAAGCGGTACACCTCGGGGGAGAGCATCCGGGCGTTGGCGGCCTCGACCGGCCGTTCCTACGGGTTCATCCACCGAGTGCTCACCGAGTCAGGGGTGCAGCTGCGTCAGCGCGGCGGTGCCCGGCGCCGCAAGAAGGCGTGA
- a CDS encoding metal-sulfur cluster assembly factor encodes MSSENTATAATPEAGDAVVAQADAAAQTDTVTPDGVTPDGVTPEAATPTGGVSKAMIADIEEAMKDVVDPELGINVVDLGLVYGVHVDDENVATLDMTLTSAACPLTDVIEDQTRQALTTGPGGGLVNDIRINWVWLPPWGPDKITDEGRDQLRSLGFNV; translated from the coding sequence ATGAGCAGCGAGAACACGGCTACCGCAGCAACGCCGGAGGCCGGTGACGCCGTCGTGGCGCAGGCCGACGCCGCGGCGCAGACCGACACCGTGACGCCCGACGGCGTGACGCCTGATGGTGTGACGCCCGAGGCCGCCACCCCGACGGGCGGCGTCAGCAAGGCCATGATCGCCGACATCGAGGAGGCGATGAAGGACGTCGTCGACCCCGAGCTCGGCATCAACGTGGTCGACCTCGGCCTGGTGTACGGCGTGCACGTCGACGACGAGAACGTCGCCACCCTGGACATGACGCTCACCTCGGCGGCCTGTCCGTTGACCGACGTCATCGAGGACCAGACCCGGCAGGCGCTCACCACCGGTCCCGGCGGCGGCCTGGTCAACGACATCCGAATCAACTGGGTGTGGCTCCCGCCATGGGGCCCGGACAAGATCACTGACGAGGGTCGGGACCAGCTCCGTTCCCTCGGTTTCAACGTCTGA
- a CDS encoding muconolactone Delta-isomerase family protein has protein sequence MEFLVDMVTTVPEGTSEDGVADMRRREAARSAELAAQGSLLRLWRPPLAPGEWRTWGLFRADDADELEAVLASMPLRAWRRETVTPLTPHPNDPGQPSR, from the coding sequence GTGGAGTTTCTGGTGGACATGGTGACGACGGTGCCGGAGGGCACGTCGGAGGACGGGGTCGCCGACATGCGCAGGCGTGAGGCAGCGCGCTCGGCCGAGTTGGCGGCGCAGGGCAGCCTCCTGCGCCTGTGGCGGCCGCCGCTGGCACCGGGGGAGTGGCGCACCTGGGGGCTGTTTCGCGCCGACGACGCGGACGAGCTGGAGGCGGTCCTCGCGTCGATGCCGCTGCGCGCCTGGCGGCGCGAGACCGTCACTCCGCTGACACCGCACCCGAACGATCCGGGTCAGCCGTCACGGTAA
- a CDS encoding ABC-F family ATP-binding cassette domain-containing protein: protein MITATGLELRAGSRILLSDTTLRVQPGDRIGLVGRNGAGKTTTLKVLAGEGQPYSGQIDQRSAIGYLPQDPRTGDLEVTGRDRVLSARGLDVLMSQMQEIEAQLAEDASEKLVRRYGALEDQFAALGGYAAEAEAARICANLGLPDRALAQTIGTLSGGQRRRIELARILFRDAGENGGGILLLDEPTNHLDADSITWLRGFLANHKGGLIVISHDGALLESVVNKVWFLDATRSVVDVYNLGWKAYLEARETDERRRRRERANAEKKAGALMAQADKMRAKATKTVAAQNMARRAEKLISGLEDVRVADRVAKVRFPNPAPCGKTPLTATGLSKSYGSLEIFTDVNVAVDRGSRVAILGLNGAGKTTLLRMLGGLLTPDTGEVHAGHGLRLGYYAQEHETLDVERTVLENMRAAAVEQSDTDLRKILGAFLFSGDDVNKPAGVLSGGEKTRLALSTLVCSGANVLLLDEPTNNLDPVSREQVLDAIANYPGAIVLVTHDPGAVLALKPDRAILLPDGDEDAWSDDLLELVELA, encoded by the coding sequence ATGATCACTGCCACCGGCCTGGAACTGCGTGCCGGTTCCCGGATCCTGCTGTCCGACACCACCCTGCGCGTGCAGCCCGGTGACCGGATCGGCCTGGTCGGTCGCAACGGCGCCGGCAAGACCACCACGCTGAAGGTGCTCGCCGGTGAGGGACAGCCATACTCCGGCCAGATCGACCAGCGCAGCGCCATCGGCTACCTCCCGCAGGACCCGCGCACCGGCGACCTCGAGGTGACCGGCCGCGACCGGGTCCTCTCGGCGCGCGGCCTGGACGTGCTGATGTCCCAGATGCAGGAGATCGAGGCCCAACTCGCCGAGGACGCCAGCGAGAAGCTGGTTCGTCGGTACGGCGCGCTGGAGGACCAGTTCGCCGCCCTGGGCGGGTACGCCGCCGAGGCTGAAGCCGCGCGGATCTGCGCCAACCTCGGCCTACCGGACCGGGCGCTCGCGCAGACGATCGGCACCCTCTCCGGTGGTCAGCGTCGGCGCATCGAGCTGGCCCGGATCCTGTTCCGCGACGCGGGCGAGAACGGCGGCGGCATCCTGCTGCTCGACGAGCCGACCAACCACCTCGACGCCGACTCGATCACCTGGTTGCGCGGCTTCCTCGCCAACCACAAGGGCGGCCTGATCGTGATCTCCCACGACGGCGCACTGCTGGAGTCGGTGGTCAACAAGGTCTGGTTCCTCGACGCCACCCGGTCCGTGGTCGACGTGTACAACCTGGGCTGGAAGGCATACCTGGAGGCACGCGAGACCGACGAGCGGCGCCGCCGCCGGGAGCGGGCCAACGCGGAGAAGAAGGCCGGCGCGTTGATGGCGCAGGCCGACAAGATGCGGGCCAAGGCGACCAAGACCGTGGCCGCGCAGAACATGGCCCGCCGCGCCGAGAAGCTGATTTCCGGGCTGGAGGACGTCCGGGTCGCCGACCGGGTGGCCAAGGTGCGGTTCCCCAACCCCGCGCCGTGTGGCAAGACGCCGCTGACCGCGACCGGCCTGTCCAAGTCGTACGGCTCGCTGGAGATCTTCACCGACGTCAACGTCGCGGTGGACCGGGGCTCCCGGGTGGCCATCCTCGGGCTCAACGGCGCCGGCAAGACGACCCTGCTGCGGATGCTCGGCGGGTTGCTCACGCCGGACACCGGCGAGGTGCACGCGGGTCACGGCCTGCGGCTGGGCTACTACGCCCAGGAACACGAGACGCTGGACGTGGAGCGGACCGTGCTGGAGAACATGCGCGCCGCAGCCGTCGAGCAGTCCGACACCGACCTGCGCAAGATTCTCGGCGCGTTCCTCTTCTCCGGTGACGACGTGAACAAGCCGGCGGGCGTGCTCTCCGGTGGCGAGAAGACCCGGCTGGCACTGTCCACCCTGGTCTGCTCCGGAGCGAACGTGCTGCTGCTCGACGAGCCGACGAACAACCTCGACCCGGTCAGCCGCGAGCAGGTCCTCGACGCCATCGCCAACTACCCGGGCGCGATCGTCCTGGTCACCCACGACCCGGGCGCGGTGCTGGCGCTCAAGCCGGACCGCGCCATCCTGTTGCCCGACGGCGACGAGGACGCCTGGAGCGACGACCTGCTCGAGCTGGTCGAGCTGGCCTGA
- a CDS encoding acVLRF1 family peptidyl-tRNA hydrolase encodes MTSRPAAGGGRWVEVDPARVGRWVEGFADRHGPPTTTPQEYGLLLAAPDGSTAELHDPPGAPAAADVAGFVDAAVAPRRIGLLLARKGAVAVGVAEGGDLVVSKVDRQYVQGRTAAGGWSQQRFARRRDNQAKAALGDAAELAVRLLLPEAAALAAVVCGGDRRAVDTVLADRRLAPLVPLRAERLLDVPEPRHAVLVGAVAAARAIWIRLRDPAPGQAD; translated from the coding sequence GTGACCAGTCGACCCGCAGCAGGGGGCGGCCGGTGGGTCGAGGTCGACCCGGCCCGCGTCGGCCGGTGGGTCGAGGGCTTCGCCGACCGGCACGGCCCGCCCACCACCACCCCCCAGGAGTACGGGCTGCTGCTCGCCGCCCCCGACGGGTCCACCGCGGAGCTGCACGACCCACCGGGCGCGCCGGCCGCCGCCGACGTGGCCGGGTTCGTGGACGCCGCCGTCGCGCCCCGCCGGATCGGTCTGCTGCTGGCCCGCAAGGGCGCGGTGGCCGTCGGCGTGGCCGAGGGCGGCGACCTCGTCGTGTCCAAGGTGGACCGCCAGTACGTGCAGGGGCGCACCGCCGCAGGGGGGTGGTCGCAGCAGCGGTTCGCCCGTCGGCGCGACAACCAGGCCAAGGCGGCGTTGGGTGACGCGGCGGAGCTGGCCGTACGGCTGCTGTTGCCGGAGGCTGCGGCGTTGGCGGCGGTGGTCTGCGGCGGTGACCGGCGGGCGGTGGACACGGTGCTGGCCGACCGGCGGTTGGCTCCGCTCGTGCCGCTACGTGCCGAACGGTTGCTCGACGTGCCGGAGCCTCGGCACGCGGTGCTGGTCGGCGCGGTGGCTGCGGCCCGGGCGATCTGGATCCGGCTGCGTGATCCGGCCCCCGGGCAGGCCGACTGA
- the ypfJ gene encoding KPN_02809 family neutral zinc metallopeptidase: MELNERAEIDTSQVNDVGRGGGSGGGLGIPIPGGGGRGGIIGIVVAVLVALLGGGFGLNAMTNGDEGGQAGGTDLEEVCATSNPQHLEDLRCRNALYVNSIQGYWQKAYPELGNAKYEPTVTNFFQAAVNTGCGQADSGVGPFYCPADRKVYIDLSFYDELASRFGAKGEFAQPYVLAHEYGHHIQNLLGTNEKAGQGDQSGPRSASVRLELQADCYAGAWAKNATESKDKTGQEPLFKSITASDISEAVQAAEAIGDDSIQERSGGQVNPDQFTHGTSAQRQRWFQQGYDRGDPKTCDTFGTDQL, translated from the coding sequence ATGGAACTCAACGAGCGGGCCGAAATCGACACCTCACAGGTCAACGACGTGGGCCGAGGTGGTGGATCCGGCGGCGGCCTCGGCATCCCCATTCCGGGCGGCGGTGGTCGAGGCGGCATCATCGGCATCGTGGTGGCCGTGCTGGTCGCGCTGCTCGGCGGTGGGTTCGGCCTGAACGCCATGACCAACGGCGACGAGGGTGGGCAGGCCGGCGGCACCGACCTGGAGGAGGTGTGCGCGACCAGCAACCCCCAGCACCTCGAGGACCTGCGCTGCCGCAACGCGCTCTACGTCAACAGCATCCAGGGCTACTGGCAGAAGGCGTACCCGGAGCTGGGCAACGCCAAGTACGAGCCGACCGTCACCAACTTCTTCCAGGCCGCGGTGAACACCGGTTGCGGCCAGGCCGACTCGGGTGTCGGCCCGTTCTACTGCCCGGCCGACCGGAAGGTGTACATCGATCTGAGCTTCTACGACGAGCTGGCGTCCCGGTTCGGCGCCAAGGGCGAGTTCGCCCAGCCCTACGTGCTCGCCCACGAGTACGGTCACCACATCCAGAACCTGCTCGGCACCAACGAGAAGGCCGGCCAGGGCGACCAGAGTGGTCCCCGCTCCGCCTCCGTACGGCTGGAGTTGCAGGCCGACTGCTATGCCGGCGCCTGGGCGAAGAACGCCACCGAGAGCAAGGACAAGACCGGCCAGGAGCCGCTGTTCAAGTCGATCACCGCGAGCGACATCAGCGAGGCGGTGCAGGCGGCCGAGGCGATCGGTGACGACAGCATCCAGGAACGCTCCGGTGGGCAGGTCAACCCCGACCAGTTCACCCACGGCACCTCCGCGCAGCGGCAGCGCTGGTTCCAGCAGGGCTACGACCGTGGCGACCCGAAGACCTGCGACACCTTCGGCACCGACCAGCTCTGA